A single region of the Pyricularia oryzae 70-15 chromosome 4, whole genome shotgun sequence genome encodes:
- a CDS encoding CMGC/CK2 protein kinase: protein MHSMARVYADVNANMPRSYWEYDTVNISWGVLENYEVVRKIGRGKYSEVFEGINVVNYQKCVIKVLKPVKKKKIKREIKILQNLAGGPNVVALLDVVRDSQSKTPSLIFEYVNNTDFRTLYPKFNDIDVRYYILELLKALDFCHSKGIMHRDVKPHNVMIDHENRKLRLIDWGLAEFYHPGTEYNVRVASRYFKGPELLVDYQEYDYSLDMWSLGAMFASMIFRKEPFFHGNSNSDQLVKIAKVLGTDDLFDYLDKYEIELDAQYDDILGRFQKKPWHSFVTAENQRFVSNEAIDFLDKLLRYDHMERLTAKEAMAHPYFEPVRGEGVLERLLAAGTNTSA, encoded by the exons ATGCACAGCATGGCGCGCGTTTACGCTGATGTCAACGCGAACATGCCCCGGAGCTACTGGGAGTATGATACGGTCAACATTAGCTGGGGTGTGCTCGAGAACTATGAGGTGGTGCGCAAGATCG GTCGCGGAAAGTACTCAGAGGTCTTTGAAGGCATCAACGTCGTCAACTACCAGAAATGCGTCATCAAGGTTTTGAAGCCagtcaagaagaagaagatcaAGCGAGAAATCAAGATTCTGCAGAACCTCGCTGGCGGGCCGAATGTTGTGGCCCTGCTCGACGTGGTTAGAGATTCACAG AGCAAGACTCCGTCACTCATTTTCGAGTACGTCAACAACACCGACTTCCGCACACTCTACCCCAAGTTCAACGACATAGATGTGCGGTACTACATCTTGGAGCTGCTCAAGGCGCTCGACTTCTGCCACAGCAAAGGCATTATGCACCGCGACGTGAAACCTCACAACGTTATGATCGACCATGAGAACCGCAAGCTGCGCCTGATCGACTGGGGTCTGGCCGAGTTCTACCACCCGGGCACTGAGTACAATGTCCGTGTGGCATCTCGCTATTTCAAGGGCCCCGAGCTGCTGGTCGATTATCAAGAGTACGATTACTCGCTCGACATGTGGAGTCTCGGAGCTATGTTTGCTTCAATGATCTTCCGCAAGGAACCCTTCTTCCACGGGAACAGCAACTCGGACCAGCTGGTCAAGATCGCCAAGGTCCTTGGCACCGACGACTTGTTTGACTACCTCGACAAATACGAGATTGAGTTGGACGCTCAGTACGATGACATCCTGGGTAGATTCCAGAAGAAGCCCTGGCACAGCTTCGTGACGGCGGAGAACCAGAGGTTTGTGAGCAACGAAGCCATCGACTTCCTGGACAAGCTTTTGAGATATGATCACATG GAACGTCTGACTGCAAAGGAAGCCATGGCGCATCCCTACTTTGAGCCCGTCCGTGGCGAGGGTGTATTGGAGCGCCTCCTTGCTGCAGGAACCAACACCTCGGCTTGA